TGTTCACGGGCTATGCCATTCGCATCCATCATTTGCATGGCGTAGTCATCCGCTTCAGTTTCAGCATCACGCGAATATTTCATATCCAGCATCAGGGTCGGTATATTGGCAATCACTGCTGACACATCACCAAACAGCAAAGTAGCGACGGCACCTACTGCAGAACTTTGTATGATACGGCGTGTCATGTGCCGCTCGTGCAAATGTCCAAGCTCGTGGGCCAGCACGCCCATGACCGCATCATCGTCCTTCATCAGAGCAATGATTTCATCGGTGACGATGATGTCGCCAGATGGCAGGGCAAAGGCATTTGGGCCTATGGCACTTTTACGAAACACCAGTTGATATTTAGGGCTGCCTTCACGTGGTGGGCGCAAGCGCTGGAAGCGTTCACGCAATTCTGCCTGTTTGGCTGCGGGTAGTTTTGAAGGCTGGAATATATGCTTGTCCAAAAATTCCAGCACCCCTTCACCCAGCTTGCGCTCTACCGATACCGGGGTAGAAAACGCCGCCACCTTGGCTACCGCAGGCAAGCCATAGAGGTAACCCAGGGTCAGGGTGATGATGACAGCGGCGAGAGCTGCCAGCGTGCCTGTCCAGCTCTGCTGCAATTGAACCACGGCAGAATCCTGGTAGCCAGTACTGTCAAGTATGGCATTGAAGCTGGCATGATCATTGATTTCCAGGTAGGCACCATCGCTGAAGGTGACCTTGCGCGGGGCATGCCGGGTGCGCTCAGATACCCGCAATTCTGACAGCGGGCAACTGCGTATAACGGATGCGTGCAGTGTATTGCTGGCTTCCCATACCTGGGCGATATCGCCCTGCACCGAAAACTCAACCTGGTGCAGGCGCGAGGTTTTGCCATCAAAATAGATGGCGGCAACTTTGTTCATAGAGATAAATCAAAATCCAGTAAATCAGCCATGCCTTCGCCAGTCGCATTGACTTGTTCTTGTGTTTCAGCGATGAAGTCATCCAGGCTGCCATTGACTTCCAGTTGCAGGCTTTCAACTCGATAGCGCAGGGAACGAATTTGTGCAAACGGGATAAACAGACCCAGGGTACAAACAATACCAAGTATATTGGTAACGGCAATGAAAGTCATGCGACCCCATTGCAGATTGTTCTTGAACTGGTGATCACCGAGTTTGGTATGGTTCCAGATCAGGTTTTGCAGCAAGGTCAGGAAGATGGGGTAGATCGCAAACATCCACATATAGAGTACGAAGATGAACAGGCCAAGTGAGGCTGCCGCAGCAACATCAAATGTGGCACCACGGCTGCCAGCAAACAATGCCATTACCGTACCGCCAAAAACTACACTAATAACAATAATGCCAGCCAGCATTATCCCTATGCCGACCAGGTAAGCCCAGTAAAACTGGCCAGCGCCCGCATTGAAAGAAAAATGTGTACTGCCGAAACGGCTTTCGTTGTGCTGGAATCTTTTCAGGCGTTGATGAAAGACGGGTGCCAGCAAATACAAAGTTAAACCTGCCAGCATTGGCCACAACAAGAAAGTGCTGTATGCCTGCCCGGCGGTGCCACGGAAGCCAAAACGTATGCCACGGTAGCTGGAGTTATACAGCTTGAATTGCAGGCTCTTCCAGACCAGCCAAGGCATGACGGTAACCATCATCAGCATCATGGCAAATCCCAGGCCCACTGAGAATTTGAACGCCAGGTGGTAACCAAATATAAAGACGATAGCGACGATGCGCCCCTTTAGAATGGCAATGGCATTGCCATGATATTCAAAGCTGCTGCCACCCAGTTGCGTGCTGGAATACAGGTAACGGTTGCGGCGCACCTTGGCCCAGGCAGAATAAATACCCAGGGTGATAATACTGAGAAATAGATTAACGATCCATATGCGGAAATATTCGCTGCCACTTCCCTTGAATTCAAGTTGCAAAGTGCCACTCGATGATTGCTGACTTACTGAAAAGTCATTGTTTTGAAAGTTATCCATGCTTGTGTTTTTCCCATGCACTTTAATTTTTTTGGAGCTTGGACAATCGCATGGAGTTGATATTAAGTCAAGTGCATTAGCGCTTGCGATCTCTCGTCACAGATGCTTTACCGCAAACTGTTGTGGAAAATAAATGGTTAAAGCAGCATTGGCTAATGCAGCTTTTTCCAGGTGGAGATAGCAGTTGTGCCATTGCCGCTAGCGCCGGCGGGTACGCGATAACTAAGCACATCAGCCTTTAACTCAAATTGTCTTGCCTGCTCACTGCCATCCCAGTTAGAGAAGGATGCATGTTCTATTCTGAAGACCAGCACGTTTCTCTCGGTATCAATGAAGCAGCGGCCATAGTGTGAGCTGGTATCGAGGGCGGCAGCCCGGTATTCTGCTTCCGTACCTTTGCGTTTGTCGCCTGCGGCAAACTTGGGGCGTTCGGATTTGTAGATTTGCAGTGAATAGCGGCCAGTGCCATCAATGATGAGCAAGCCTTGCGGATTTGGCCCAAAGGTTTCGCCACGGCTGCCATCGGTGCGAATTTCTGGTGCAGCCAACAATGTCCAGGTACCTGCCAGGTATTTTTGTGCCTGTTCATTCTTATCGACTTCCTGTTCGGTGAAAGCGCTGGCTGGCAGACACAGGGCCAGCAGGCAAATCACAGCGATGATGTTGTTCATGGGAGTTTTCAATGAGGTTTTAACTGCGGTTTTCATGTCATTTTCCTTGCCATTCATTTTTTGCTGTCTGACTGACTGCCAGCATTAATTTGCCTGTGGTCTGGCGTGATTCCAGATCTGTATGGGCTATGGCAGCCTGCTCCAGTGGATAAACCTGATGTATGCGCAAGCGCAATACGCCTTCGCGCAACCAGCCAAGAACCCGTTGGCTACGGTGCTTGAGGCCTTCGGCGTCAGCAATGTGATGGGCGAGGGTGGGGCGGGTGAAGAGCAGTGAGCCCTGGCGGCACAAGTGCATGGGGTCTATCGGCGGCACATTACCGCTGGACTGGCCAAACAAGACCAGGCTGCCCAAAGGGCGCAAGACGGCCATGCTGCCCAGATAGGTAGTCAGGCCGACCGAGTCATAGACCACATGCACACCTTTTTGCTGAGTCAATTCCCTGGTTGCCGCAACAAAGTCAGTTTCCGTATACAAAATCACGTGATCTGCTCCGGCTGCTTTGGCCAGCTCTGCTTTCTCTTTACTAGATAC
This is a stretch of genomic DNA from Undibacterium sp. KW1. It encodes these proteins:
- a CDS encoding quinone oxidoreductase; its protein translation is MRAIQFFSQGGSEVLEVRDLSRPTPKEGEVLVRVDYAGINYADVYQRNGQNPATLPCIPGAEGAGTVVEGNAELTPGTRVAWLSQPGSYGEYLAIPAWKLVALPAEVSTQEAAAAMLQAVTVQYLTETSYRVQSGDTVLVHAGAGGVGLLLTQVLKHKGAIVISTVSSKEKAELAKAAGADHVILYTETDFVAATRELTQQKGVHVVYDSVGLTTYLGSMAVLRPLGSLVLFGQSSGNVPPIDPMHLCRQGSLLFTRPTLAHHIADAEGLKHRSQRVLGWLREGVLRLRIHQVYPLEQAAIAHTDLESRQTTGKLMLAVSQTAKNEWQGK
- a CDS encoding YjgN family protein, whose amino-acid sequence is MDNFQNNDFSVSQQSSSGTLQLEFKGSGSEYFRIWIVNLFLSIITLGIYSAWAKVRRNRYLYSSTQLGGSSFEYHGNAIAILKGRIVAIVFIFGYHLAFKFSVGLGFAMMLMMVTVMPWLVWKSLQFKLYNSSYRGIRFGFRGTAGQAYSTFLLWPMLAGLTLYLLAPVFHQRLKRFQHNESRFGSTHFSFNAGAGQFYWAYLVGIGIMLAGIIVISVVFGGTVMALFAGSRGATFDVAAAASLGLFIFVLYMWMFAIYPIFLTLLQNLIWNHTKLGDHQFKNNLQWGRMTFIAVTNILGIVCTLGLFIPFAQIRSLRYRVESLQLEVNGSLDDFIAETQEQVNATGEGMADLLDFDLSL
- a CDS encoding lipocalin-like domain-containing protein — protein: MKTAVKTSLKTPMNNIIAVICLLALCLPASAFTEQEVDKNEQAQKYLAGTWTLLAAPEIRTDGSRGETFGPNPQGLLIIDGTGRYSLQIYKSERPKFAAGDKRKGTEAEYRAAALDTSSHYGRCFIDTERNVLVFRIEHASFSNWDGSEQARQFELKADVLSYRVPAGASGNGTTAISTWKKLH
- a CDS encoding M48 family metallopeptidase, translating into MNKVAAIYFDGKTSRLHQVEFSVQGDIAQVWEASNTLHASVIRSCPLSELRVSERTRHAPRKVTFSDGAYLEINDHASFNAILDSTGYQDSAVVQLQQSWTGTLAALAAVIITLTLGYLYGLPAVAKVAAFSTPVSVERKLGEGVLEFLDKHIFQPSKLPAAKQAELRERFQRLRPPREGSPKYQLVFRKSAIGPNAFALPSGDIIVTDEIIALMKDDDAVMGVLAHELGHLHERHMTRRIIQSSAVGAVATLLFGDVSAVIANIPTLMLDMKYSRDAETEADDYAMQMMDANGIAREHLAAAFEKLEALAPGVSPYISSHPSGSERVMRIRGNN